In Pseudomonas putida, a genomic segment contains:
- a CDS encoding DsbE family thiol:disulfide interchange protein encodes MKRWIMVLPLAVFLLVAVFLYKGLFLKPDELPSAMIGKPFPTFSLASVEGQRTLTQADLLGRPALVNVWGTWCPSCKVEHPYLNQLAEQGVVIHGVSYKDDNAAAQKWLAEFHNPYQLNIRDEQGSLGLDLGVYGAPETFLIDAKGIIRYKHVGVVDATVWREQLAPLYQGLVDEAKP; translated from the coding sequence ATGAAGCGTTGGATCATGGTGTTGCCGCTGGCGGTGTTCCTGCTGGTGGCGGTGTTTCTCTACAAAGGGCTGTTCCTCAAGCCCGACGAGCTGCCATCGGCGATGATCGGCAAACCGTTTCCGACGTTTTCCCTGGCCTCGGTCGAGGGCCAGCGGACCCTGACCCAGGCCGACCTGCTCGGGCGCCCGGCGCTGGTCAACGTGTGGGGCACCTGGTGCCCATCGTGCAAGGTCGAGCACCCCTACCTGAACCAGCTGGCCGAGCAGGGCGTGGTGATCCACGGGGTCAGCTACAAGGACGACAACGCCGCCGCGCAGAAGTGGCTGGCCGAGTTCCACAACCCGTACCAGCTGAACATCCGCGACGAGCAGGGCAGCCTGGGGCTGGACCTGGGCGTGTACGGCGCGCCGGAAACCTTCCTCATCGATGCCAAGGGCATCATCCGCTACAAGCACGTGGGCGTGGTCGACGCCACGGTCTGGCGCGAACAACTGGCGCCGCTGTACCAGGGTCTGGTCGATGAGGCCAAGCCATGA
- a CDS encoding heme lyase CcmF/NrfE family subunit encodes MIPELGQLAMILAICFAAVQAIVPLLGAWRGDSLWMSLARPAAWGQFAFLAFAFSCLTHAFMTDNFSVAYVASNSNSALPWYYKFSAVWGAHEGSLLLWALILGGWTFAVSVFSRQLPQVMLARVLAVMGMISVGFLSFLIITSNPFQRLLPQVPGDGRDLNPLLQDFGLIVHPPMLYMGYVGFSVAFAFAIAALLGGRLDAAWARWSRPWTIVAWAFLGVGITLGSWWAYYELGWGGWWFWDPVENASFMPWLVGTALIHSLAVTEKRGVFKSWTVLLAIAAFSLSLLGTFLVRSGVLTSVHAFASDPSRGVFILIFLLFVVGGSLTLFALRAPVVKSQVGFALWSRETLLLANNLVLVVAASMILLGTLYPLVLDALTGAKLSVGPPYFDALFLPLMALLMVVLGIGVLVRWKDTPGKWLASMLTPVLIASVVLAPVAGFIVDDFDWPTLSVFALAAWVVLGGVRDILDKTRHKGLAKGARGLTRSYWGMQLAHLGLAVCALGVVLSSNNSAERDLRMAPGESVELGGYQFLFQGAKHFEGPNFISDKGTIVVTRDGREVTTLHPEKRLYTVQQSMMTEAGIDAGFTRDLYVALGEPLENGAWAVRVHIKPYVRWIWLGGLLTGLGGLLAALDRRYRVKVKTRVREALGVSGAAA; translated from the coding sequence GTGATCCCCGAACTCGGTCAGTTGGCGATGATCCTGGCGATCTGCTTCGCCGCCGTGCAGGCCATCGTGCCGTTGCTCGGTGCCTGGCGTGGCGACAGCCTGTGGATGAGCCTGGCACGGCCAGCCGCCTGGGGGCAGTTCGCCTTCCTGGCGTTCGCCTTCAGCTGCCTGACCCACGCCTTCATGACCGACAATTTCTCGGTCGCCTACGTGGCCAGTAACTCCAACAGTGCCTTGCCCTGGTACTACAAGTTCAGTGCCGTATGGGGCGCGCACGAGGGCTCGCTGCTGCTCTGGGCGTTGATCCTGGGCGGCTGGACCTTCGCCGTGTCGGTGTTCTCGCGGCAATTGCCGCAGGTGATGCTGGCGCGGGTGCTGGCGGTGATGGGCATGATCAGCGTGGGTTTCCTGAGCTTCCTGATCATCACTTCCAATCCGTTCCAGCGGCTGCTGCCGCAGGTGCCAGGCGATGGCCGCGACCTCAACCCGCTGCTGCAGGACTTCGGCCTGATCGTCCACCCACCGATGCTGTACATGGGCTACGTGGGCTTCTCGGTGGCCTTCGCCTTCGCCATCGCCGCCTTGCTCGGCGGGCGCCTGGATGCGGCGTGGGCGCGCTGGTCGCGGCCTTGGACCATCGTTGCCTGGGCGTTCCTCGGGGTCGGCATCACCTTGGGCTCCTGGTGGGCCTACTACGAGCTGGGCTGGGGCGGCTGGTGGTTCTGGGATCCGGTGGAAAACGCCTCGTTCATGCCCTGGCTGGTGGGTACCGCGCTGATCCATTCGCTGGCGGTGACCGAGAAGCGCGGGGTGTTCAAGAGCTGGACCGTGTTGCTGGCAATCGCGGCCTTCTCGCTGAGCCTGCTCGGCACCTTCCTGGTTCGCTCCGGCGTGCTGACCTCGGTGCACGCATTCGCCTCCGATCCATCGCGTGGCGTGTTCATCCTGATCTTCCTATTGTTCGTGGTCGGGGGCTCGTTGACCCTGTTCGCGCTACGTGCCCCGGTGGTCAAGAGCCAGGTCGGCTTTGCCCTGTGGTCACGCGAGACACTGCTGCTGGCCAACAATCTGGTGCTGGTCGTGGCGGCTTCGATGATTTTGCTCGGCACCCTCTATCCACTGGTGCTCGATGCCCTGACCGGCGCCAAGCTGTCGGTTGGTCCGCCGTATTTCGACGCGTTGTTCCTGCCGCTGATGGCGCTGCTGATGGTGGTGCTGGGTATCGGCGTGCTGGTGCGCTGGAAGGACACCCCGGGCAAATGGCTGGCGAGCATGCTGACCCCGGTGCTGATCGCCAGCGTGGTGCTGGCGCCTGTGGCCGGGTTCATCGTCGACGACTTCGACTGGCCGACCTTGAGCGTGTTCGCCCTGGCTGCCTGGGTGGTGCTCGGTGGCGTGCGCGACATCCTCGACAAGACCCGCCACAAGGGCCTGGCCAAGGGGGCGCGCGGCCTGACCCGCAGCTACTGGGGCATGCAGCTGGCGCACCTGGGCCTGGCGGTGTGCGCGCTGGGCGTGGTGCTGTCGAGCAACAACAGTGCCGAACGCGACCTGCGCATGGCGCCGGGCGAGAGCGTCGAGTTGGGCGGGTATCAGTTCCTGTTCCAGGGCGCCAAGCACTTCGAGGGGCCGAACTTCATTTCCGACAAGGGCACCATCGTGGTGACCCGCGATGGCCGCGAAGTGACCACCCTGCACCCGGAAAAGCGCCTGTACACCGTGCAGCAGTCGATGATGACCGAGGCCGGCATCGACGCAGGCTTCACCCGTGACTTGTACGTCGCCCTCGGCGAGCCGCTGGAAAACGGCGCCTGGGCCGTGCGCGTGCACATCAAGCCATATGTCCGCTGGATCTGGCTGGGCGGTCTGCTGACCGGCCTGGGCGGGTTGCTGGCGGCCCTCGACCGACGCTACCGCGTCAAGGTCAAGACCCGGGTGCGTGAGGCCCTGGGCGTGTCTGGAGCAGCTGCATGA
- the ccmE gene encoding cytochrome c maturation protein CcmE codes for MNPQRKKRLFLILGLLVGVAIAVGFALSALQQNINLFYTPTQIANGEAPLDTRIRAGGMVEKGSVQRSADSLDVRFVVTDFNKSVPITYRGILPDLFREGQGIVALGKLNAEGVVVADEVLAKHDEKYMPPEVSKALKESGQAATGAESKP; via the coding sequence GTGAATCCGCAGCGCAAGAAACGCCTGTTCCTGATTCTCGGCCTGCTGGTCGGGGTCGCGATTGCCGTAGGCTTTGCCCTGAGCGCCCTGCAACAGAACATCAACCTGTTCTACACCCCGACCCAGATCGCCAATGGCGAGGCGCCGCTGGACACGCGCATCCGCGCCGGCGGCATGGTCGAGAAGGGCTCGGTGCAGCGCTCGGCCGATTCGCTCGACGTACGCTTCGTGGTCACCGATTTCAACAAGTCGGTGCCGATCACCTACCGTGGCATCCTCCCCGACCTGTTCCGCGAGGGGCAGGGGATCGTCGCCCTGGGCAAGCTCAATGCCGAGGGCGTGGTGGTGGCCGACGAGGTGCTGGCCAAGCACGACGAGAAATACATGCCGCCTGAAGTCAGCAAGGCCCTGAAGGAAAGCGGCCAGGCGGCGACCGGTGCGGAGAGCAAGCCATGA
- the ccmD gene encoding heme exporter protein CcmD, whose product MKFASFADFVAMGHHGLYVWTAYGICLAVLAINVAAPLLARRRYLQEEARRLRRENNQ is encoded by the coding sequence ATGAAATTTGCTTCATTCGCCGACTTTGTCGCCATGGGTCACCATGGCCTGTATGTCTGGACGGCCTATGGCATCTGCCTGGCGGTCCTGGCGATCAATGTCGCTGCGCCCCTGTTGGCCCGTCGCCGCTACTTGCAAGAAGAGGCGCGTCGCCTGCGCCGGGAGAACAACCAGTGA
- a CDS encoding heme ABC transporter permease: MKISWTWFHKLGSPKWFYAISGRLLPWLAVSALLLLVTGVVWGLAFAPQDYQQGNSFRIIYIHVPAAMLAQSCYVLLAVAGAVGLVWKMKLADVALQCAAPIGAWMTAVALVTGAIWGKPTWGSWWVWDARLTSMLILLFLYFGIIALGQAISNRDSAAKACAVLAIVGVVNIPIIKYSVEWWNTLHQGATFTLTEKPAMPAEMWLPLLCTALGFYCFFGAVLLLRMRLEVLKREARASWVREEVLNSLGRRAAR, from the coding sequence ATGAAAATAAGCTGGACGTGGTTCCACAAACTGGGCTCGCCGAAATGGTTCTATGCCATCAGTGGCCGCCTGTTGCCCTGGTTGGCTGTCTCCGCCTTGCTCCTGCTGGTCACCGGTGTGGTCTGGGGCCTGGCCTTCGCCCCGCAGGACTACCAGCAGGGCAACAGTTTCCGCATCATCTACATCCATGTGCCGGCGGCGATGCTGGCGCAGTCCTGCTACGTGCTGCTGGCGGTGGCCGGGGCGGTGGGGTTGGTGTGGAAGATGAAACTGGCCGACGTCGCCCTGCAATGCGCGGCGCCCATCGGCGCCTGGATGACCGCCGTGGCGCTGGTCACCGGGGCCATCTGGGGCAAGCCTACCTGGGGCAGTTGGTGGGTCTGGGACGCACGCCTGACTTCGATGCTGATCCTGTTGTTCCTGTACTTCGGCATCATCGCCCTCGGCCAGGCCATCAGTAATCGCGACAGCGCGGCCAAGGCCTGCGCGGTACTGGCCATCGTCGGCGTGGTGAACATCCCGATCATCAAGTACTCGGTGGAGTGGTGGAACACCCTGCACCAGGGCGCCACCTTCACCCTCACCGAAAAACCGGCCATGCCGGCCGAGATGTGGCTGCCGCTGCTGTGCACGGCGCTGGGCTTCTATTGCTTCTTCGGTGCGGTGTTGCTACTGCGCATGCGCCTCGAAGTGCTCAAGCGCGAAGCACGTGCCAGTTGGGTGAGGGAAGAAGTGCTGAACAGCCTGGGGCGGAGGGCCGCACGATGA